Proteins from a genomic interval of Onychostoma macrolepis isolate SWU-2019 chromosome 17, ASM1243209v1, whole genome shotgun sequence:
- the atp6v1ba gene encoding V-type proton ATPase subunit B, kidney isoform: MSTLVANRPVDLNGPEAAARQHAQAVVRNYISQPRLTYSTVSGVNGPLVILDNVKFPRYAEIVHLTLPDGTRRSGQVLEVIGTKAVVQVFEGTSGIDAKKTACEFTGDILRTPVSEDMLGRVFNGSGKPIDRGPTVLAEDYLDIMGQPINPQCRIYPEEMIQTGISAIDGMNSIARGQKIPIFSAAGLPHNEIAAQICRQAGLVQKPKDVMDYSAENFAIVFAAMGVNMETARFFKSDFEENGSMDNVCLFLNLANDPTIERIITPRLALTTAEYLAYQCEKHVLVILTDMSSYAEALREVSAAREEVPGRRGFPGYMYTDLATIYERAGRVEGRNGSITQIPILTMPNDDITHPIPDLTGYITEGQVYVDRQLHNRQIYPPINVLPSLSRLMKSAIGEGMTRKDHADVSNQLYACYAIGKDVQAMKAVVGEEALTPDDLLYLEFLQKFEKNFIAQGPYDNRTVFETLDIGWQLLRIFPKEMLKRIPQSTLAEFYPRESAARHGTS; the protein is encoded by the exons CCTACTCTACTGTGTCTGGTGTAAATGGGCCACTGGTTATTTTGGACAATGTCAAA TTTCCACGTTATGCAGAGATTGTGCACCTTACCCTGCCTGATGGGACCAGGAGGAGTGGGCAGGTTCTGGAGGTCATTGGCACCAAGGCTGTCGTTCAG GTGTTTGAAGGCACCTCAGGTATTGATGCTAAGAAGACCGCGTGTGAATTCACTGGTGACATCTTGCGCACACCTGTGTCTGAGGACATGCTCG gACGCGTTTTCAACGGGTCTGGTAAACCCATTGACCGGGGTCCCACTGTTCTGGCTGAGGACTATTTGGACATCATGG GTCAGCCCATTAACCCTCAGTGTCGTATCTACCCTGAGGAAATGATCCAGACGGGTATTTCTGCTATTGACGGCATGAACAGTATCGCCCGTGGACAGAAGATCCCCATCTTCAGTGCTGCTGGGCTACCACATAATGAG ATTGCTGCCCAGATCTGTCGTCAGGCTGGTTTGGTCCAGAAACCGAAAGATGTGATGGACTACAGTGCAGAAAACTTTGCCATTGTCTTTGCTGCTATGGGG GTCAACATGGAGACTGCTCGTTTCTTCAAGTCAGACTTTGAGGAGAACGGTTCTATGGACAATGTGTGCTTGTTCCTGAACCTGGCCAACGATCCTAC TATTGAACGAATCATCACCCCGCGTCTGGCTTTGACCACAGCAGAGTATCTGGCTTATCAGTGTGAGAAGCACGTGTTGGTCATCCTCACGGACATGAGCTCCTACGCAGAGGCTCTGAGAGAG gTTTCTGCTGCCCGTGAAGAGGTGCCGGGTCGTCGTGGTTTCCCAGGTTATATGTACACTGATCTTGCTACAATCTACGAGCGTGCTGGAAGAGTGGAGGGCAGGAATGGATCAATCACCCAGATCCCCATTCTAACCATGCCTAATGATg ATATTACCCATCCGATCCCTGATCTGACGGGATACATCACAGAGGGACAGGTGTATGTTGACAGACAACTGCATAACAGACAG ATCTATCCTCCCATCAACGTACTGCCATCTCTCTCTCGTTTGATGAAATCCGCTATCGGAGAAGGCATGACCCGCAAAGATCATGCTGATGTCTCTAACCAGCTG TATGCATGTTATGCTATTGGTAAAGATGTTCAGGCCATGAAGGCTGTGGTGGGTGAGGAAGCTTTGACCCCAGATGACCTGCTGTACCTGGAGTTCCTGCAGAAGTTTGAAAAGAATTTCATTGCTCAAG GTCCCTATGACAACAGAACTGTGTTTGAGACACTGGACATTGGTTGGCAGTTGCTCCGAATCTTCCCCAAAGAAATGCTGAAGAGAATTCCTCAGAGCACACTGGCCGAATTCTACCCGAGAGAGTCTGCTGCCCGTCACGGAACCTCCTAA